From the genome of Alphaproteobacteria bacterium, one region includes:
- a CDS encoding DUF1772 domain-containing protein, which produces MTLVFRLLATLLFGLTAGFFFAFAIDVAPALARTESSAAIAVFQQINIVVRNAWFGAVYFGAVVVPPVALALVWRDRRSLGWWLGLAAWLVYLGGVQAPTAAINVPINQVVAAWTPTVPAGDWRALLERWTAFNTLRTIAATAAFALSLAGLVLPAARRP; this is translated from the coding sequence ATGACGCTCGTATTCCGTCTCCTGGCGACGCTGCTCTTCGGTCTCACCGCCGGCTTCTTCTTCGCCTTCGCCATCGATGTCGCGCCGGCTCTGGCACGCACTGAATCGTCAGCCGCGATCGCGGTCTTCCAGCAGATCAACATCGTCGTGCGCAACGCCTGGTTCGGCGCGGTCTATTTCGGCGCCGTCGTCGTGCCGCCGGTGGCGCTGGCGCTGGTGTGGCGCGATCGTCGATCCCTCGGCTGGTGGCTCGGGCTGGCCGCCTGGCTGGTCTATCTGGGCGGCGTCCAGGCGCCAACCGCCGCGATCAACGTGCCGATCAACCAGGTGGTCGCGGCGTGGACGCCGACGGTGCCGGCCGGTGACTGGCGCGCCTTGCTGGAGCGTTGGACGGCGTTCAACACCCTGCGGACAATCGCCGCCACCGCCGCTTTCGCGCTGTCGCTGGCCGGGCTCGTTCTACCGGCGGCGCGGCGTCCTTGA
- a CDS encoding ABC transporter permease codes for MENLERNHLLRLAMPWLVMIVFFAVWELACVVFAIEEIILPRPSKVFEVIILRFDILLKFCLQTLWSTVIGFGLAIAGGLLLGLAIGASPFVYSGLYPLLIAFNAIPKVAIVPILMIWVGVGFLPAIITAFVISFFPIVVNVATGLATIEPEMRDVMRSLGATRAEILIKVGIPRAMPYLFASLKVAITLAFIGSVIAETVGGNNGIGFLMLSAGARNDAPTTFAGLFAIAVMGILMYAICAIFERRMTRWAFRGELVS; via the coding sequence ATGGAAAACCTCGAACGCAACCACCTGCTGCGCCTGGCGATGCCGTGGCTGGTGATGATCGTCTTCTTCGCAGTGTGGGAGCTGGCCTGCGTCGTCTTCGCCATCGAGGAGATCATCCTGCCGCGGCCGAGCAAGGTCTTCGAGGTGATCATCCTGCGGTTCGATATCCTGCTGAAATTCTGCCTGCAGACCCTGTGGAGCACGGTGATCGGCTTCGGCCTGGCGATCGCCGGCGGCCTGCTCCTCGGCCTCGCGATCGGCGCCTCGCCGTTCGTCTACTCCGGCCTCTATCCACTGCTGATCGCCTTCAACGCCATTCCCAAGGTGGCGATCGTGCCGATCCTGATGATCTGGGTCGGGGTCGGCTTCCTGCCGGCGATCATCACCGCCTTCGTCATCAGCTTCTTCCCGATCGTCGTCAACGTCGCCACCGGGCTGGCGACCATCGAGCCGGAGATGCGCGACGTCATGCGCAGCCTGGGCGCCACGCGCGCCGAGATCCTGATCAAGGTCGGCATTCCGCGCGCCATGCCCTACCTGTTCGCCAGCCTGAAGGTGGCGATCACGCTGGCCTTCATCGGCTCGGTGATCGCCGAGACGGTGGGCGGCAACAATGGCATCGGCTTCCTCATGCTGTCGGCCGGCGCGCGCAACGACGCGCCGACGACCTTCGCCGGCCTGTTCGCCATCGCCGTCATGGGCATCCTGATGTACGCGATCTGCGCCATATTCGAGCGGCGCATGACCCGATGGGCCTTCCGTGGCGAGCTGGTGAGCTGA
- a CDS encoding ABC transporter ATP-binding protein, producing MTEPALVELRGVKLAYGLGRESTLAVDGLDMRIGKGEFVAVVGPSGCGKSTLMKLVTGLLPPTAGEIVVHGQKVTKPVKGVGMAFQNPTLMPWRTTMDNVLLPMEVVEPHKRRFRRHRAEYEARAMKLLRTVGLGDFAQKFPWQLSGGMQQRSNLCRALIHEPEILMLDEPFGALDAFTREELWGVMQALWLEQRFTSVLVTHDLREAVYLADTVYVMSRRPGKIVLVQQVELPRPRTLASTFEPAFVDLVHKLRDRIHLEHA from the coding sequence ATGACAGAACCGGCACTGGTCGAATTGCGCGGCGTGAAGCTCGCCTACGGGCTGGGGCGGGAAAGCACGCTGGCGGTCGACGGCCTCGACATGCGGATCGGCAAGGGCGAATTCGTCGCCGTGGTCGGCCCGTCGGGATGCGGCAAGTCGACCCTGATGAAGCTGGTCACCGGGCTGCTGCCGCCGACAGCCGGCGAGATCGTCGTGCATGGCCAGAAGGTCACGAAGCCGGTCAAGGGTGTCGGCATGGCGTTCCAGAATCCGACCCTGATGCCCTGGCGGACCACCATGGACAACGTGCTGCTGCCAATGGAGGTCGTCGAGCCGCACAAGCGGCGCTTCCGCCGCCACCGCGCCGAGTACGAGGCGCGCGCCATGAAGCTGCTGCGTACGGTCGGCCTCGGCGACTTCGCGCAGAAGTTCCCGTGGCAGCTGTCGGGCGGCATGCAGCAGCGCTCCAATCTCTGCCGTGCGCTGATCCACGAGCCCGAGATCCTCATGCTCGACGAGCCGTTCGGCGCGCTCGACGCCTTCACCCGCGAGGAGCTGTGGGGCGTGATGCAGGCACTGTGGCTCGAGCAGCGCTTCACCAGCGTGCTGGTGACGCACGACCTGCGCGAGGCGGTCTACCTCGCCGACACCGTCTACGTGATGAGCCGGCGGCCGGGAAAGATCGTCCTGGTGCAGCAGGTCGAGCTGCCGCGGCCGCGCACGCTCGCCAGCACCTTCGAGCCGGCCTTCGTCGATCTTGTGCACAAGCTGCGCGACCGCATCCACCTCGAGCACGCATGA